One Nicotiana tomentosiformis chromosome 4, ASM39032v3, whole genome shotgun sequence genomic window carries:
- the LOC104097499 gene encoding zinc finger protein CONSTANS-LIKE 16 codes for MTSSEKKIANVVGAKTARACDSCIRKRARWYCAADDAFLCQSCDSSVHSANPLARRHERVRLKTSSLKSSDEFSNSVSVPSWHRGFTRKARTPRNGKNSRKVKNPIQLVVPEILSDENSQDDNEEQLLYRVPILDPFVADDAIGNEYSKDQMKNDFNDDHMSKFNGMLNIPSEMELAEFAADVESLLGRRLDDEESFNYMELGLGFLEKHDDSMGCSLVDEKIKVENEGEMEVVIDRSSYNQVDYSDTFDLKLDCDSPIITLEEDDKGDTKNNKILLNLDYGGVLNAWADQRSPWTTGERPEVDFNDCWPVCMGNCGKNHLYGDMGTMTGHGPTVDEGREARVLRYKEKRRTRLFSKKIRYEVRKLNAEKRPRMKGRFVKRTNFAPTPFPSLNR; via the exons ATGACGAGTTCAGAGAAAAAAATAGCGAACGTCGTAGGTGCAAAGACGGCGAGAGCTTGTGACAGTTGTATAAGGAAAAGGGCACGTTGGTATTGTGCAGCAGACGATGCTTTCTTGTGTCAATCTTGTGATTCTTCTGTTCATTCAGCCAATCCTTTGGCCCGTAGGCACGAAAGGGTTCGTCTTAAAACATCATCTCTTAAATCATCAGATGAATTTTCCAACTCAGTTTCAGTGCCATCTTGGCACCGTGGATTTACTCGAAAAGCTCGAACACCAAGGAATGGTAAGAATTCAAGAAAAGTTAAAAACCCTATTCAACTCGTCGTCCCAGAGATATTAAGTGATGAGAATTCACAAGATGATAACGAAGAGCAACTCCTTTATCGTGTCCCTATTCTCGACCCCTTTGTAGCCGATGATGCTATTGGGAACGAATATTCTAAAGATCAGATGAAAAATGATTTTAATGATGATCATATGAGTAAGTTTAATGGGATGCTTAATATTCCATCTGAAATGGAGCTAGCAGAATTTGCAGCTGATGTTGAAAGTTTACTTGGGAGAAGACTTGATGATGAGGAGTCATTTAATTACATGGAATTAGGGTTAGGGTTTTTGGAGAAACATGATGATTCCATGGGTTGTTCTTTGGTTGATGAGAAAATTAAGGTTGAAAATGAAGGAGAAATGGAAGTTGTAATCGATCGTAGTAGTTATAATCAAGTTGATTATTCAGATACGTTTGATCTCAAACTCGACTGTGATTCACCAATTATTACCTTAGAAGAAGATGACAAAGGTGATACAAAAAATAATAAGATTTTGCTAAATCTTGATTATGGAGGTGTTTTAAATGCTTGGGCTGACCAAAGGTCTCCTTGGACTACTGGTGAGAGGCCTGAAGTAGATTTCAACGACTGCTGGCCTGTATGCATG GGAAATTGTGGAAAAAATCATCTATATGGAGACATGGGAACAATGACAGGACATGGACCAACAGTGGATGAAGGAAGAGAAGCAAGAGTATTAAGGTACAAGGAGAAGCGGCGGACGAGGTTGTTCTCCAAGAAAATAAGGTACGAAGTCAGAAAATTGAATGCTGAGAAGAGGCCTCGAATGAAAGGAAGATTTGTCAAGAGGACCAATTTTGCACCAACACCTTTTCCTTCGCTTAATAGATAA